A segment of the Curtobacterium sp. MCSS17_007 genome:
CAGTACGGGTCATCGTCCGTCGGCTTGAAGTCCTGACCGTCGAACGTGAAGTCCTTCGTCTTCCGCTCGACGAGCTTGCCGGTGGTCGTGCCCTGCGAGGTGTTCCAGTGCACCTCGTCGCCCTTCGACAGCGCCATCCTGTCCTCCTTGCGTAGTCCGTGCGGTTGCGTGACCCCGGACGCTACCCCCGTGCTTCCGCGCAAACACGGGGATCTGTCCCCCATCACGATGTCGTAACGCCCGAGCGGGAACGAAGTGGGACGCGTACCGTTGGTGGGGAGTCAACTCGTCGGCGTCTGCCGCGGTCCCGATGGCTCCCGACGATTGACGAGCACCATGACCCTGGTCGACAGCGCACGAGCGGACACGGTCCTCGCGTCGCGCTACCGCCTCGTCAAGCTCATCGGCACCGGGGGCATGGGATCGGTCTACGAAGCCCGTGACGAGCACACCTACCGCGCCGTCGCGGTGAAGCTCTTCGCGACACCGGACTCGATGACGACGGCCGACCGGGTCCGCCAGGAGCGCGAGATCCGCCTGCTCAGCATGCTGTCGCACCCGGGCCTCGTGCCGCTCTACGACGCCGGTACCCACGAGTTCGAGGACGGCCCGCACCGCTTCATCGTGATGGAGCTCATCGCCGACACGACCCTCCTCCGACGGCTCGCGGGCGGGGCACTCCACAACTACGAGGTCGCCGACCTCGGCGCGCAGCTCGCCGACGCCCTGGCGTACGTCCACTCACGCGGCATCGTGCACCGCGACGTCAAGCCGGCGAACATCCTCATCAACGACGAGGGTGCTTCCGGGTTCGCTCGCTCCGTCAAGCTGACCGACTTCGGTGTCGCGCACTTCGTCGACGGCTCCCGCCTGACGAACGACGGCACGATCATCGGCACCGCGGCGTACCTGAGCCCGGAGCAGGTCGCCGGTGAGCCGATCGGCTTCGCGACCGACGTCTACTCGCTCGGCCTGGTGCTGCTCGAGTCCCTCACCGGCAAGCAGGAGTACTCGGGCACGCTCATCGAGGCGGCGCTCGCACGGCTCCGGAACGATCCCCGTGTCCCCGACGAAGTCGGTCCGGACTGGAAGGACCTGCTCACCAAGATGACGCACCGCGACCCCGCGAAGCGTCCGACGGCGGTGGCGGTGGCGAGTGCGCTCCGCGGCGGGTCGACGCAGATCACGGGTCCGGTGCCGCTCGGGCCGGAGCGCACGAAGCACAAGCGCGACCACAAGCTGCACCGCGCTGCACACCGCCACGCCAAGCGCGGCACCTTCAGCGCGGTCCGACGCTGGCGCCGCCGGAACCTGCTGGTCGGGTCGTTCGCCACGTTCGGCGTGCTGGCGGCCTGCATGGCCGCGTACGTCGCGGGCACCCTGCACTGACGACCGGTCGCACCGACCGCCGTCGACCGCCGGTCGCGCTGCGCGGTCACCGTGGGCGCGGGTCCGGACGGCCGTCGTCCCTGGCAGGATGGGGTGCATGAGCGAGCAGCGCTGGATCAAGATCTGCGGCCTGTCGACGCCCGAGACCGTGGACGCCGCCGTCGAGGCCGGTGCTGACGCGGTCGGGTTCGTCTTCGCGGCGGGCAGCCCCCGGACCGTGACCGCCGACCGGGCGAAGGAGCTCGTCGAGCGGCTGCCCGAGGGCATCGACGCGGTCGGGGTCTTCCGTGACCAGCCGATCGACGAGGTCGTCGGCATCGCGTCCGAGGTCGGGCTCACCACCCTGCAGCTGCACGGCCGCGAGTCGGTCAGCGACTTCGCCCGCGCCCGTGACGCCGGCTTCTTCACCATCCGCGCAGTGGCCGCCGACGACTACCTGCGCGAGACCGCCGAGCAGCGCGCGGAGTTCGACCACGACCTGCTGCTGCTCGACGCCGCGGTGCCGGGCAGCGGGACACTGGTCGACCCGGCGACGCTCGCGGGCCGGGTCGACGAGGCCTGGATCCTCGCTGGCGGTCTGACCCCCGCCAACGTCGTCGCAGCGGTGCAGGCGCTCGACCCCGACGGCGTCGACGTGTCGAGCGGCGTCGAGTCGGAGCGCGGTGTCAAGGACGCCGCACGCATCCGCGCGTTCGTCGAGGCGGTCCGCAGCATCCCCTGACGTGACCGCATGACGGACGGGAGGCCCGGTGCCAGCTGGCACCGGGCCTCCCGTCCGTCGTCGTCGCGCGCGTCAGCGCAGGGTGGGGATCAGGTCCGTGAGGAACGCGTCGGTGTCCTCCCACCCCGCCACCGCGTGGCAGGGGACGCCGAGGGCCTTCACCGGGTAGTCGTTGCCCTCGGGGTCGAGGCGGTCGCCGACGAAGAGCATGTCGTCGAGCGGGATCCCCGTCAGCTCGGCGAGGCGACGCATGCCGTACGCCTTGTCGATGCCCTTGCTGGTGATGTCGACGCTGGTCGAGCCACCGGAACGGACCTCGAGGTCGGGAAGCTCCGCCTGGACGAGCCGACGCAGGTGGTCCTTCTTCTCACCGGTCGGGTCCCAGCGCTTCTTCACGTCGACCGGTGCGGACTGCCCGAGCGCCGAGAAGGTGATCTGCGAGCCACGGTCCTCGAGGATCTCGCCCCAGGTCTCGGACGCCCAGTAGCCGGCGGCCTTGGCCTGCGCCTCGACCGCGGCGAGGGCACGGGCCTTCTCGTCGTCGGTGAGGTCCTCGGCGTACTGCAGGGCCCAGTCGGACCCGGACCAGCGGTAGTAGGCCGTGCCGCAGGTCGGGAGCAGGTGCAGGTCGTCGAGGACGAGCCCCTCGCGCTCGCGGAGCGGGCGCACGAGCTGCTGCTCGAACTGCTGGAAGTTCCCGCCCGAGATGACCGCGACGGGCACGGCGGCGAGCAGGGACGCGAACGTCTCGAGCATGCGCGGATCGAGCGGGGACTTCGACGGCGCGAGCGTGTCGTCGAGGTCGAAGGCGACGAGGCGGGGCGTGGGCATGACACCGATTCTGTCAGGTGCCCGTCGAGGACCGCTGGTCGTGCGCCGTCGTACGGCGCACCCGGGTCCGGTCCGGGTGCGCGCCGTCGTCAGGAGCGGTGGGCGGCGGGGACGCGGTCGCGGGCGTACGTGATGTCGGTGTAGCCGTGCGGAGCCGGATTGCCGTCCTCGTCGAGGTTCACGAAGACGACCTCGTCGATGGTCAGGATGCTGCGGTGCGTGAAGAGGTTCCGGGCCTCGGCGCGCATCGTCAGCGACGTCCGGCCGAAGCGCGTCGCGACGAGGCCGATCTCGACGATGTCGCCCTCGCGCGCGGACGACACGAAGACGATCTCGGACATGTACTTCGTGACGACCTTGCCGTTGCCGAGCTGGATGATCGCGTACACCGCCGCCTCTTCGTCGATCCAGCGGAGGAGGCTCCCGCCGAAGAGCGTGCCGTTCGCGTTGAGGTCCTCGGGACGGACCCACTTGCGCGTGTAGAAGTTCATCTCGGGCGCGGGGCCGCCGGGGTGCTGCGGGTCGTGCTGGTCTGGTCGGTGCTGCTGCTGGTCCATGTCACTACATGGTACGACGGCCGGGTCCCGTCGGGGATCCGGCCGTCGGCCCTGCTGCACGTCGTCGCTACTCCTTGACGAGGACGACCTCGTCGAGGGGCAGACGGGTGCGCGGGGCGACCTCGCGCTCGGCGGCCTTCTCGTCGAGCTGCGACGGGTCCGCCACGGTGCCGATCGCCGTCACCGTGTAGGGGAGGAACCGCTCGGGCAGGTCGAACGCGGCGCGCAGGCCCGCGGCGTCGATGCCGGCCATCTGGTGCACGTGGAGGCCCTCGGCGTGCGCCTGCACCGTCAGCGCGGTGAGGGACTGGCCGAGGTCGTACTGGGCGAACGGGCGCTCCTCGCCGTCCTCGGTGGTGGTCTCGAGGATGCCGACGACCAGGGCGCTGGCGCGGAACGCCCAGGCCGCGTTGAACCCGAGCAGGTTGTCGTTGATCTTCGCGAAGGTGTCGGTGCCACGGCGGCCGGCGATGAAGCGGCGCGGCTGGTGGTTCATCGCGGACGCGGCCCAGCGGGCGGCCTCGAGCACGGCGTCGAGCTGTGCGTCGGTCATGGTCGCGGTGTCGTCGTAGGAGCGAGGGCTCCATCGCTCCTCGAGCAGCGGCACGAGCGGCTGGCTGGAGTCGGTCGAACGGGAGAGCGTGGCGGGCGTCGAGGTCATGGTGGCTGCAACGGTAGTCGATGCGTACGCATTTCCCGGCTGAGTGACGTCACATGTGCGCACGGCTGTCGGTGCTCGGCTGCATGTGTCGCCGTCCGGGTCGCCGTCGGCCCCGTCGGGCTGCGAGGATGGTCCCGATGGGTGGCGTGTTGACGGGGTTCGCGATCATCGGCGCGATCATCGCCGCCGGGTACGTGGTCGGTCGCGTCCGCCTGCTCGGCCCGCACGCGCAGTTCGTGATGAGCCGCCTCGCGTTCTTCGTGCTCATGCCCTGCCTGCTCTTCCACACCATCGCCACGGCGCACATCGAGTCGCTGCTGTCCCCGATGCTGTGGGTGTCGCTCGTGAGTGCCGTCACGGTCGCACTCGTCGCCGTCGTGCTGTTCCGCCTGGTGCTCCGGCGATCGGTGGCGACGACCACGGTCGGAGCGCTGGCCTCCGGCTACGTCAACGCCAACAACATCGGCCTGCCGGTCGCGGTCTACGTCCTCGGGCAGGCCACCGCGGTGGTCCCGGTGATCCTGCTGCAGCTCGTCGTGCTGGCACCGCTCGCCCTGACCGTGCTCGACGCGGCGACGGCGGGCGGGGGGAGCTGGCGCTCGCGGGCTGCCGGACCGTTCCGGAACCCGATCATCATCGCCTCGCTCGCCGGACTCGTCTGCTCCGCGCTCCGCATCGAACTGCCCGCGCCGGTGCTCGAACCGTTCTCGCTGGTCGGAGCAGCGGCGGTGCCCGTCGTGCTGCTGTCCTTCGGGATGAGCCTGCACGGCGCGACGCCGCTGCGTGATCGCGCGACCCGACCGGACGTGCTCGTCGCGACCGCGCTCAAGCTCTTCCTCATGCCCGTGGTCGCGTTCGTCGTCGCCCGGTTCGTGTTCGGGCTCGGCGACCAGGACGTGTTCGTGCTGACCACCCTCGGCGCCCTGCCGGCCGCGCAGAACGTCTTCAACTACGCGCAGCGGTACCGGGCAGCCGTCCCGGTGGCGCGGGACGTGGTGCTCCTCTCGACCATCGGCTCCGTGCCGGTCCTGGTCGTGGTCGCCGCGCTCCTGCACCCGTAGCGGGGCCGCGCGGTCGGGGCCCTAGAAGATCATCGGGCGGTCGTCGTCGAGCGAGGTCTCGAGGTCGAGGTCGACCGACACGGGGACGTGGTCGCTCGGGGCGTCGCCCTTCCGCTCGTCGCGGTGGATGGTCGCGCCGACCGTGACGTCCGCGAAGGCCTGCGAGCCGAGCACGAAGTCGATCCGCATGCCCTCGTTGCGGGGGAACCGCAGCTGCTTGTAGTCCCAGTACGTGTAGCCCTCGGGCACGAGCGGCCGGACGACGTCCTGCAGCCCGCGCTCCTCGAACTCACGGAAGGCGGCGCGCTCCGGCTCGCTGACGTGCGTGGAACCCTCGAACACCCGGACGTCCCAGACGTCCTGGTCGAGCGGCGCGACGTTCCAGTCGCCCATGAGCGCCAGCGGTGTGTCCGGCTCCGCGTCGAGCCACTCGCTGGTGCGGTCGGCCAGCTGGGCGAGCCAGTCGAGCTTGTACGTGTAGTGCGGGTCGCCGAGCTCGCGGCCGTTCGGCACGTAGAGGCTCCAGAGCCGGACGCCGTCGACGGTGACGCCGATCGCGCGGGCCTCGACCGGCAGGTCCGGGCCCTCCTGGCCCTTGAGGAACCCGGGCTGCCCGGGGAAGTCACGGGTGACGTCCTCCATCGGCAGCCGGCTTGCGAAGGCGACGCCGTTCCACTGGTTCAGGCCGTGCGCTTCGACCTGGTACCCGGCGGCCTCGAACGCCTCGACCGGGAACTGCTCGGGCTTGCACTTGATCTCCTGCATGCCGAGGACGTCGACGTCCTCGCGCACCAGCCAGTCGACGATCCGACCCACTCGGGTGCGGACGGAGTTCACGTTCCAGGTCGCCACGCGCATGGGATCGAACCTACCGGTGACCGCTGGCATGCCGCTCGCTCGTCCGGACGACACCAGGCGTCGCGCGGGTCCGGCGAGCGGCCGCTCGGAGCCGCCCGGACTAGAAGCGGACGCCCCGCGCCGCCATGAACGGCGCCGGATCGGTCGTGGCGCCGTTGATGTGCACCTCGTAGTGCAGGTGGCACCCGGTCGAGTTGCCCGTCGAGCCGACCAGGGCGATGAGCTGCCCGGCGGAGACCCGCTGGCCCGGGGAGACCCGGAAGCCGCCGTTCACGATGTGGCCGTACGCGGTCGCGACGCCGCCACCGTGGTTGATCCGGACGTAGTTGCCGTACCCGCCGTACCAGCCGACGTACTCGACCGTGCCCGCCGACGCTGCGACGATCGCCGTCGAGCAGCCGCTCGTCAGGTCGAGTCCGTCGTGCTTCGTGACGCGACCGGTGATCGGGTGGACGCGGTAGCCGTACGGGCTGATCACGTAACCGCCACCCGGGCGGACCCAACCGGTGCCGGAGCCGGAACCGACCCCGCCGCCACCGCCACCGCCACCGGCAGCCGGAGCGGGCGCACCGCCCCCGCCGCCGCTGTTGGCAGCTGCGGCCGCAGCCTGGCGCTGGATCTCGCGCTGCCGTGCAGCCTCGGCCTCCTGCCGAGCCTTCTCCTCCGCTGCCTTGCGCACCTTCTCGCCCTCGGCGAACTCCGCCTCGGTCCGGACACGACCGGAGGTCAGCGTCGCGAGCTGGGCGTCGAGCCGGGCCTTGTTCTCCTGCTGCTCGTCGTACGCCGCCTGGACCTTGTCGGCGGCGGTCTGGGCCGCCTGCATCTTCTGCTCTGCCGCGGCGGCGAGCTCGTCGAGTGCCTTCGAGGCCCGGTCGGCCTGCGCCGTGAGCGAGCGGGCGACCGCCGCGTCGGTGCTCGCGGCAGCCTCGACCCGCTCGGCCTGCTCCGACAGCTTGCTCAGGGCCCCGAGGTCGTACAGCAGGTCGCGGGCGTCCTCGCCCTCGGACAGGACCGACGCCGTGACGTCGGCGCCGCCGTGACGCGCCATCTGTGCAGCGAACTGCCCCGCCTGCGACGCGCTGCGCTCGGCGATCTCGGCGTGCTCGTCGGCCTCGGCGCGGAGCTTCTGCTCGGTCTCCGCTGCGTCCTGCGCCTTGCCCTGCGCTGCGAAGAACTCGTCACCGAGGCGCTTCGCCTCGGCCTCGGCCGCCTGCACCTGGTCCGACAGCCCGGAGATGATGCCGCGGATCTGCGTGATCTGCTCCTGCTTGGCGGACTCCTGGCCCCGGGCCGCCAGGACCTCGTCCCACGAGGGGTACTTCGCGGCGCTCGCGCTCGGCGCGTCGACGAGCACCGTCGCGAGCAGACCCGCGAGGGCCAGACCGGTGGCGAGGAGGCGCAGTCGGACGGTGGGACGCGGGACGCGGTGGCTTGTGGGACGAGTCACGGGGATGAGCCTATACATCCGTTCAGGCGGTACGGCACGCCGCCGCGCCGACTGTGGACAACTCCCGCTCCGGTCAGAAGCCGCGGTCGCGGCGGATCCGGTCCGCGCTGTCCACGACGTCGCGCTGCAGGATCGCCGCGCCTGCCGTGCCCGCGTAGTCGTAGACGTCGAAGCCCGTGCAGTGCGTGATCGTCGCGGGGGCCCCGAGCGAGTCCTCGACCGCGGTGGTCCAGAGGTCGTTCGCGCCGATCACCACGAAGGTCGGCTCGGCGTCGCGGTAGGCGCCGAGGTCGACGAGCCACGGGTAGGTCTCGAAGGTGTCCCGGACCTGCAGGAGCTCGACGTCGTCGGACGCGTACGCCGCCAGGGGGCGGACGGTCCAGAACTGCCCGACGCCCGTGACCCGTCGTCCGTCCGCCCAGCGGTCCAGGCACGCGGCCGGCGCGTACCGGGCCGTGGCGACGGCACCGACCGTCCCCGGTGCCGTGACGACACCGGCGACCAGGACCACCGCGGTCGCGACGGCCACGGCGAGCCGCACCCCGCGCCGCGGACGGTGCACCCGGGTCCGGCGGACGGCGGAGCGCACGAGTTCGGCGACGGCGACCAGCGCCAGGAGCGGCGCGGTCACGATCGGCTCGAGGTACCGCGGCGTCTGCGACCCGGCGACGACCACCCCGACGGACACGGCCACGACCGTCACGAGCGGCAGCACGGTCGCGACGAGCACGGTCCGCGCCGTCCGGACCCGCCACGCCCAGACGGTGCCGCCGACCGCGAGCGCCACGCCGGCGAAGAGCAGCAACAGCTCGGCGTCACCCCGGGCCGACCCGGCACGGTCGTCGGTCAGGGCGGCGAAGAAGGCGAGCGTCCGACCCGCCTGCTCGGGGTGGACGTACGTCGACGGGTCGAGCGACACGAACGGGGCGAGCGGGATCCGGAGCAGGTAGCCGGCAACGGAGCCCGCGACGAGGGCGCCCGACATCCACGCCGTCGGGCGCCACGGGACCCGACGGGCGAGGGTGAGCAGCACGAGGGTCACGACGACCGGCGCGGCCGACCAGGGCACGTACAACGGGTTCGACGCCGTGGTGCACGCAGCGACGAGACCGGTCACGACGAGGACGGTGGCCGAGGCGCGACCGGTCCGGACCGCCCGGAGCACCAGCACCGCTGTCCCGAGCATCGCGAGCAGCGCGCCGTAGTAGTAGGTCGTCGTCAGCAGCAGTGAGCCGAGCTCGAGCGAGGTCGCGGTCGCGGTGTACTCCGTCAGCACGATCGCGGTCACGAAGCCGAGCGCGGTGGCGGACACCGTGATCCTGGCCGACCGGCGTGCGGCCGGCATCAGCTCGTTCGCCGCTGCCCGCACCAGCGCGTAGACGGCGAGCAGGACGAGCACGCCGTTCAGCGCGAGGGCCTGCTGCGGTGTCGCCGTGACGAGCGAGCAGAGCAGGTAGACGGGGAGCTCGGGGAAGAAGAACAGCGCCGGCGACATCGCCCACTCGAACGGCTGCCCGAGCCGGATCGACCGCTCGACGAGCGGCAGCAGCACCGAGTCGCCGTCGTACCAGAGCAGGGCGACCCGCTCGGTCGCCATGACGTGACCGAGGGCGATGACGGACAGGGCGAGCGCGACGGCGGCACCCAGTGCCTCCCGGCCGACCGCGCCCCACCGGCGGCGGACGGGACGACCCGTCCCCGCGAGGACGACCGCGGAGCGGTCGCCCGGGCCGGGCGCGACAGGGGGCATGACCGGAGCGTACCGAGGGGGCCGTGACGTCGCCTGCGGGCGGCGGGCGGCGGCCGACGGGCGCGTTCCGGGGGCGAACGACTACCCTTGTGGGCTGTGACCGACACGCGCGACCAGCTGATCAAGCACATCTCCGACGATGCGGTGTTCCACGGCGACTTCACGCTGACCAGCGGCAAGCAGGCGTCGTACTACATCGACCTGCGCAAGGTGAGCCTCGACCACCGCGTCGCACCGCTGATCGGACAGGTCATGACCGACCTGCTGCAGCAGGTGCCGGACGTCGACGCGGTGGGCGGCCTGACGATGGGTGCCGACCCGATCGCGAGCGCGGTGCTGCACCAGGCGGCCGCGCGTGGGCTGGCGTACGACGCGTTCGTCGTCCGCAAGGAGCCGAAGGACCACGGCCGCGGCCGTCAGGTCGAGGGTCCGGACGTCCGCGGCAAGCGCGTCGTCGTGCTCGAGGACACCTCGACCACGGGCGGCTCGCCGCTGCAGGCCGCCGAGGCGCTCGAGCGCGAGGGTGCGATCATCGCGGCCGTCGCCGTCGTCGTGGACCGCGACACCGGCGCCAAGGAGCGCATCGAGGCGGCCGGCTACCCCTACTTCGCCGCGATCGGACTGGCCGACCTGGGGCTGAGCGCGTGACCGGGGAGCGTCCGGACGACGCGCGCGAGCCCGAGGGGACGGCCGGCCCGGCAGACGGGACGGACGGACCGGAGGCCCAGCGCGCGTCCGCCCCGGACGCTCCGTTCCGGGGACTCCGGAGCGCCGCCGACATCTTCGGTGCCCCGCGTGCGGCCGACGAGTGGCCTTCGCGCCGTGAGCGGCGCGAAGCGGAGCGGGCGGCCCGTGAGACGGGTGCGCCCCTGCCCGAGCCGTTCGAGCCGGACAGCGCCGGTGCGGGTCCTACGGACGCGCCAGCGGCCGGCTCGTCGCCCGCGTTCCCGGCGCCGACCGCTCCGGACCCCGACGACGCCGGGGCCACGCAGGCCATCCGGATGGACGACGAGCTCCGCGAGCCGTCGGAGAACCCGCGGGCCGTGGTCGAGCACGAGCGCGAGACGCTGGGGGAGCGGATCCCGCCGGCCGCGCCGGTGCCGCCGACGAGCACGGTCTCGCACCCGTCCTCGATCTCGCTGCCCACCGCGATGCAGCACCGCGAGCAGCGTGCCGCCGAGAACCGTGCGGTCGACGACGAGCGCCGTCGGCTCGACCCGTTCGGACAGGGGCGCAGCGACGTCGACTGGCTCGGCCGCGCGACGGGCACCCCGGCGCCGGAGCCGACGCCCACGGGGCCGGTCGCGCAGCCGATCGGGGTGGGGAACGTCCTGCCGCCGACGCCCGCGGTGTCGACCGACGAGCCGCCGAGCTTCACCGAGCTGCTGCGCTTGCAGGGCGCCGAGGACGCCACGAGGACGGGCGCGACGGAGCGGCCGTTCGACTGGGCGATCCGCGACGACGAGACCGGCGAGGTCCCCACGACCCTGACCACCGACCGGTTCGACACCACCGCGCTCGGCGCGGGGTCGTGGTCCCTCGCCGACGAGGCCGACGACGACGTCGTGACGGGCGAGGTCGACACCCCTGCCGGCGGCCTGCCGGCAGGGCTGCTCGCTGCGCCCGCACCGGTTCCGGCACCCGCCGCTGCTCCCGGGACCGCGCAGGACGCCCCGACGACGGCCCCGCCCGCCGCGACGGAGCAGGACGCGCCGACGGCGCAGGACGCCCCGAGGGAGCAGGACGCGCCGACGGCGCAGGACGCCCCGACGACGGCCCTGCCCGCGGTGGCGCACGACGGCTCGGGGGTCGAGGACCCGACCGCCGGCCACGACGACGAGGACGCGCCGGGCACGGAGACCTCCGCGCCCGGCGCCGCCGCAGCCACGCCCTGGTGGGCCGAGCCCGTCGCGACCGTACCCCCGACGGCGGCCCCGCCGCTGGTCGAGCCGGACCCGCAGACCGACACCACCGCCTACCCGGCACACCTGCCGCCGTCGGTCGGGCAGGACCTCGGCGGTCTCGCCGCAGCACGCCGCGGACACGACGAGCGCGAGCAGCCCGGCGGACCCGGGGCGCAGGACGCGGACGACGCCCGCCCCGCCGAGCGCCTGCCCGCCGCCGCGCCGGAGGACCTCGACCAGTCCGAGTGGGACGGCCGCGAGACGAGCGACACCGGTGTCATCAAGGACCTGTTCGGCACGGCAGCCGTGGGGCAGCTCGGCGACAGCGGGTACGACCCGGACGACTCCGGTACCCGGATGATGCCCGCGGTCGGCGCAACCGGCGCACCTGGCTCGACCGCCCCGACGGACTCGGCCGGCGCACCGGCACGTGCTGCCGCCGCACCCGGTCCGGACGGCGCCCGGGGCGTCGCCGGCGACGTCGCGGGCAAGGACTCCGAACGCGACAACTTCATCAACGAGGGCTTCGGACGGCTCGCAGGCGAGGGCAAGCGGGGGAAGCAG
Coding sequences within it:
- a CDS encoding DUF2945 domain-containing protein; this translates as MALSKGDEVHWNTSQGTTTGKLVERKTKDFTFDGQDFKPTDDDPYWIVESEKSGKKAAHKESALTKK
- a CDS encoding hotdog domain-containing protein — protein: MNFYTRKWVRPEDLNANGTLFGGSLLRWIDEEAAVYAIIQLGNGKVVTKYMSEIVFVSSAREGDIVEIGLVATRFGRTSLTMRAEARNLFTHRSILTIDEVVFVNLDEDGNPAPHGYTDITYARDRVPAAHRS
- a CDS encoding exodeoxyribonuclease III, with product MRVATWNVNSVRTRVGRIVDWLVREDVDVLGMQEIKCKPEQFPVEAFEAAGYQVEAHGLNQWNGVAFASRLPMEDVTRDFPGQPGFLKGQEGPDLPVEARAIGVTVDGVRLWSLYVPNGRELGDPHYTYKLDWLAQLADRTSEWLDAEPDTPLALMGDWNVAPLDQDVWDVRVFEGSTHVSEPERAAFREFEERGLQDVVRPLVPEGYTYWDYKQLRFPRNEGMRIDFVLGSQAFADVTVGATIHRDERKGDAPSDHVPVSVDLDLETSLDDDRPMIF
- a CDS encoding M23 family metallopeptidase; the protein is MTRPTSHRVPRPTVRLRLLATGLALAGLLATVLVDAPSASAAKYPSWDEVLAARGQESAKQEQITQIRGIISGLSDQVQAAEAEAKRLGDEFFAAQGKAQDAAETEQKLRAEADEHAEIAERSASQAGQFAAQMARHGGADVTASVLSEGEDARDLLYDLGALSKLSEQAERVEAAASTDAAVARSLTAQADRASKALDELAAAAEQKMQAAQTAADKVQAAYDEQQENKARLDAQLATLTSGRVRTEAEFAEGEKVRKAAEEKARQEAEAARQREIQRQAAAAAANSGGGGGAPAPAAGGGGGGGGVGSGSGTGWVRPGGGYVISPYGYRVHPITGRVTKHDGLDLTSGCSTAIVAASAGTVEYVGWYGGYGNYVRINHGGGVATAYGHIVNGGFRVSPGQRVSAGQLIALVGSTGNSTGCHLHYEVHINGATTDPAPFMAARGVRF
- a CDS encoding phosphoribosylanthranilate isomerase; this translates as MSEQRWIKICGLSTPETVDAAVEAGADAVGFVFAAGSPRTVTADRAKELVERLPEGIDAVGVFRDQPIDEVVGIASEVGLTTLQLHGRESVSDFARARDAGFFTIRAVAADDYLRETAEQRAEFDHDLLLLDAAVPGSGTLVDPATLAGRVDEAWILAGGLTPANVVAAVQALDPDGVDVSSGVESERGVKDAARIRAFVEAVRSIP
- a CDS encoding septum formation family protein is translated as MTGERPDDAREPEGTAGPADGTDGPEAQRASAPDAPFRGLRSAADIFGAPRAADEWPSRRERREAERAARETGAPLPEPFEPDSAGAGPTDAPAAGSSPAFPAPTAPDPDDAGATQAIRMDDELREPSENPRAVVEHERETLGERIPPAAPVPPTSTVSHPSSISLPTAMQHREQRAAENRAVDDERRRLDPFGQGRSDVDWLGRATGTPAPEPTPTGPVAQPIGVGNVLPPTPAVSTDEPPSFTELLRLQGAEDATRTGATERPFDWAIRDDETGEVPTTLTTDRFDTTALGAGSWSLADEADDDVVTGEVDTPAGGLPAGLLAAPAPVPAPAAAPGTAQDAPTTAPPAATEQDAPTAQDAPREQDAPTAQDAPTTALPAVAHDGSGVEDPTAGHDDEDAPGTETSAPGAAAATPWWAEPVATVPPTAAPPLVEPDPQTDTTAYPAHLPPSVGQDLGGLAAARRGHDEREQPGGPGAQDADDARPAERLPAAAPEDLDQSEWDGRETSDTGVIKDLFGTAAVGQLGDSGYDPDDSGTRMMPAVGATGAPGSTAPTDSAGAPARAAAAPGPDGARGVAGDVAGKDSERDNFINEGFGRLAGEGKRGKQLLVVGAVVLIVVLLLAVFGLTRWILGGSISEETAPASSASATSAASGDASPSTAPSTEAAAPAAPAQPLQFATTPAAPGQHAWTDLAGGECLSPFDDAWAQTFTVVACSAPHAAQLTARVQVEAGAWPGPDDLRAQAAEVCQTSQAIDTAAAASYGDVQVQGSYAPDQETWDRGNTFISCFATRSSGQPLTGSLAPDGA
- the pyrE gene encoding orotate phosphoribosyltransferase, whose product is MTDTRDQLIKHISDDAVFHGDFTLTSGKQASYYIDLRKVSLDHRVAPLIGQVMTDLLQQVPDVDAVGGLTMGADPIASAVLHQAAARGLAYDAFVVRKEPKDHGRGRQVEGPDVRGKRVVVLEDTSTTGGSPLQAAEALEREGAIIAAVAVVVDRDTGAKERIEAAGYPYFAAIGLADLGLSA
- a CDS encoding nitroreductase family protein, which gives rise to MTSTPATLSRSTDSSQPLVPLLEERWSPRSYDDTATMTDAQLDAVLEAARWAASAMNHQPRRFIAGRRGTDTFAKINDNLLGFNAAWAFRASALVVGILETTTEDGEERPFAQYDLGQSLTALTVQAHAEGLHVHQMAGIDAAGLRAAFDLPERFLPYTVTAIGTVADPSQLDEKAAEREVAPRTRLPLDEVVLVKE
- a CDS encoding HAD-IIB family hydrolase; translation: MPTPRLVAFDLDDTLAPSKSPLDPRMLETFASLLAAVPVAVISGGNFQQFEQQLVRPLREREGLVLDDLHLLPTCGTAYYRWSGSDWALQYAEDLTDDEKARALAAVEAQAKAAGYWASETWGEILEDRGSQITFSALGQSAPVDVKKRWDPTGEKKDHLRRLVQAELPDLEVRSGGSTSVDITSKGIDKAYGMRRLAELTGIPLDDMLFVGDRLDPEGNDYPVKALGVPCHAVAGWEDTDAFLTDLIPTLR
- a CDS encoding serine/threonine-protein kinase, with translation MTLVDSARADTVLASRYRLVKLIGTGGMGSVYEARDEHTYRAVAVKLFATPDSMTTADRVRQEREIRLLSMLSHPGLVPLYDAGTHEFEDGPHRFIVMELIADTTLLRRLAGGALHNYEVADLGAQLADALAYVHSRGIVHRDVKPANILINDEGASGFARSVKLTDFGVAHFVDGSRLTNDGTIIGTAAYLSPEQVAGEPIGFATDVYSLGLVLLESLTGKQEYSGTLIEAALARLRNDPRVPDEVGPDWKDLLTKMTHRDPAKRPTAVAVASALRGGSTQITGPVPLGPERTKHKRDHKLHRAAHRHAKRGTFSAVRRWRRRNLLVGSFATFGVLAACMAAYVAGTLH
- a CDS encoding AEC family transporter; translation: MGGVLTGFAIIGAIIAAGYVVGRVRLLGPHAQFVMSRLAFFVLMPCLLFHTIATAHIESLLSPMLWVSLVSAVTVALVAVVLFRLVLRRSVATTTVGALASGYVNANNIGLPVAVYVLGQATAVVPVILLQLVVLAPLALTVLDAATAGGGSWRSRAAGPFRNPIIIASLAGLVCSALRIELPAPVLEPFSLVGAAAVPVVLLSFGMSLHGATPLRDRATRPDVLVATALKLFLMPVVAFVVARFVFGLGDQDVFVLTTLGALPAAQNVFNYAQRYRAAVPVARDVVLLSTIGSVPVLVVVAALLHP